In Macrobrachium rosenbergii isolate ZJJX-2024 chromosome 47, ASM4041242v1, whole genome shotgun sequence, the following are encoded in one genomic region:
- the LOC136830867 gene encoding uncharacterized protein, which translates to MLPIAALEFITGKENPADCVTRCLSHKQLYKTNFLVGPGTKLDDLPGGEQDMTFIIPNPMTVTDSGYRSSLNAPVGPELSQTTFSSLTGSPEYVIDPCNYSSFRKLILIYRRILVGIRNWKSKAGICSQTSSDTNPNLFAEASKRVIITEQRRCFPEIFAYFQSKNSFNLKAIPNLITQLNIFMDDDGILRVKSKFKKWFSNNNGFPILLPRDRVLTKLIILDVHFNLFHSGCYSVLAEIRKQFHIPRHFSTIKKALKQCVHCRRFNNRTFKLSQNSYRDFRSNLPSKPFANVFIDHMGPFHVRKNNETQKVWLLCIACTWSGAVNFCDLFSCIVLIMESLNCASVIWGHSL; encoded by the exons ATGTTGCCAATTGCCGCTCTGGAATTCATTACAG gaAAAGAGAATCCGGCCGACTGTGTTACTAGATGCCTCTCACATAAGCAGTTGTATAAAACTAATTTTCTCGTCGGTCCGGGTACGAAGTTGGATGACCTCCCTGGTGGGGAACAGGACATGACTTTTATTATTCCAAATCCTATGACTGTCACAGACTCCGGGTACCGCTCCAGTTTGAATGCACCTGTAGGGCCAGAACTTTCTCAAACAACGTTTTCTTCTCTAACAGGTTCTCCTGAATATGTTATTGATCCCTGCAATTATTCCAGCTTTCGTAAGTTGATTCTGATTTATCGCAGAATACTAGTCGGCATAAGAAACTGGAAGTCAAAGGCAGGTATATGTTCTCAAACCTCATCTGACACTAACCCTAATCTCTTTGCAGAAGCTAGTAAGAGAGTTATTATAACAGAGCAAAGGAGGTGTTTTCCAGAGATCTTTGCTTACTTTCAGAGTAAGAATAGTTTTAATCTGAAGGCCATTCCTAACCTCATTACTCAGCTTAATATATTCATGGATGATGATGGTATTCTTAGGGTTAAAAGCAAATTTAAGAAATGGTTTAGCAATAATAATGGTTTTCCTATTCTCCTGCCGAGAGATAGAGTTTTGACGAAGCTAATTATTCTGGATGTTCATTTCAATCTGTTTCATTCAGGATGTTATTCAGTTCTAGCGGAAATACGCAAACAATTTCATATCCCTAGGCATTTTTCGACAATcaaaaaagcattaaaacaaTGTGTTCATTGTAGGCGTTTTAATAATAGAACTTTCAAATTAAGTCAGAATTCATATAGGGATTTCAGGTCTAATCTACCATCCAAGCCATTTGCAAATGTTTTCATAGATCATATGGGTCCTTTCCATGTTAGGAAGAATAATGAAACTCAAAAAGTGTGGTTACTATGCATTGCATGTACTTGGAGTGGGGCAGTGAATTTTTGCGATCTTTTCAGCTGCATTGTTTTGATTATGGAATCCCTGAATTGTGCGTCAGTGATATGGGGACACAGCTTATAG